The following proteins come from a genomic window of Ferrovibrio sp. MS7:
- the kdpB gene encoding potassium-transporting ATPase subunit KdpB, with the protein MSKRSIGAPALFDPALALPAMTQAVAKLDPRHLWRNPVMFVTAAVALVATLLFLRDLLTGGEAALLGQIAAWLWFTVLFGNFAEALAEGRGRAQADSLRRGKTEAMALKLGSDGATTLVPATSLRVGDVVLVQAGDPVPGDGDVIEGIASVDESAITGESAPVIRESGGDRSGVTGGTRVLSDWIKIRITVNPGESFLDRMIGLVEGAKRQKTPNEIALTVLLVGMTLIFLVTTGSLEALAIYSGMPVPVVYLIALLVTLIPTTIGGLLSAIGIAGMDRLIRHNVIAKSGRAVEAAGDVDTLLLDKTGTITHGNRMAAAFISLPGVTERDLAEAALLASVADDTPEGKSIVALAVEKYSLGNAVPQAAMGHFIAFSAQTRMSGLDLGAKEIRKGASDAVLRYCGGNAPADLGLIVERIAKSGGTPLLVAVDRRPLGVIHLKDVVKSGIRERFAELRRMGIRTVMVTGDNPLTAAAIAAEAGVDDFIAEATPEKKLALIRTEQAQGKLVAMCGDGTNDAPALAQADVGLAMNIGTAAAREAGNMVDLDSNPTKLIEVVMIGKQLLISRGSLTTFSLANDVAKYFAIIPALFAATYPQLGTLNVMQLTSPQSAILSAVIFNALIIIALIPLALRGVRYQPLPAASLLRRNLLVYGLGGVLLPFLGIKVIDLAVAALHLA; encoded by the coding sequence ATGAGCAAACGTAGCATCGGCGCGCCGGCGCTGTTCGATCCGGCCCTGGCTTTGCCGGCCATGACGCAAGCCGTCGCCAAGCTGGACCCGCGCCATCTCTGGCGCAATCCAGTGATGTTCGTCACCGCCGCCGTGGCCCTGGTCGCCACGCTGCTGTTCCTGCGCGATCTGCTTACCGGCGGCGAAGCCGCCCTGCTCGGCCAGATCGCCGCCTGGCTGTGGTTCACCGTACTATTCGGCAATTTCGCCGAAGCGCTGGCCGAGGGGCGCGGCAGAGCCCAGGCCGATAGCCTGCGGCGCGGCAAGACCGAGGCGATGGCGCTCAAGCTCGGCAGCGATGGCGCCACAACACTGGTGCCGGCCACGAGCTTGCGCGTCGGCGATGTCGTGCTGGTGCAGGCCGGTGATCCGGTGCCCGGCGATGGTGACGTGATCGAGGGCATCGCCTCGGTGGATGAATCCGCCATCACCGGCGAATCCGCGCCGGTGATAAGGGAATCCGGCGGCGACCGTTCCGGTGTTACCGGCGGCACCCGCGTGCTGTCGGATTGGATCAAGATCCGCATCACCGTCAATCCCGGCGAAAGCTTCCTCGATCGCATGATCGGCTTGGTGGAAGGCGCCAAGCGGCAGAAAACGCCGAACGAGATCGCGCTGACCGTGCTGCTGGTCGGCATGACCCTGATCTTCCTGGTTACCACCGGCAGCCTGGAGGCGCTGGCGATCTATTCCGGCATGCCTGTGCCGGTGGTCTACCTGATCGCCCTGCTGGTGACGCTGATCCCCACCACCATCGGCGGCCTGCTGTCGGCCATCGGCATCGCCGGCATGGACCGCCTGATCCGCCACAACGTGATCGCCAAGTCCGGCCGCGCCGTGGAAGCCGCCGGCGATGTCGATACCCTGCTGCTGGACAAGACCGGCACCATTACCCATGGCAACCGCATGGCTGCCGCCTTCATCTCCCTGCCGGGCGTGACGGAACGCGACCTGGCAGAAGCCGCCTTGCTCGCCTCGGTGGCGGACGATACCCCGGAAGGCAAGTCCATCGTCGCGCTGGCGGTGGAAAAATACAGCCTCGGCAATGCTGTGCCGCAGGCCGCCATGGGCCACTTCATCGCCTTTTCGGCGCAGACCCGCATGAGCGGCCTTGACCTCGGCGCGAAAGAAATCCGCAAGGGCGCCAGCGATGCTGTGCTGCGCTATTGCGGCGGCAATGCCCCGGCCGATCTTGGCCTGATCGTTGAGCGCATCGCCAAATCCGGCGGCACGCCGCTGCTGGTGGCGGTGGATCGCCGTCCCCTGGGCGTGATCCATCTCAAGGACGTGGTGAAAAGCGGCATCCGCGAACGCTTTGCCGAATTGCGCCGCATGGGCATCCGCACCGTGATGGTGACCGGCGACAACCCGCTCACCGCCGCTGCCATTGCCGCCGAGGCCGGCGTCGACGACTTCATCGCGGAAGCCACGCCGGAGAAGAAGCTGGCCCTGATCCGCACCGAGCAGGCCCAGGGCAAGCTGGTGGCGATGTGCGGCGATGGCACCAACGATGCACCGGCGCTGGCCCAGGCCGATGTTGGCCTCGCGATGAATATAGGCACCGCCGCCGCGCGCGAGGCCGGCAACATGGTGGACCTCGACAGCAACCCGACCAAGTTGATCGAGGTGGTGATGATCGGCAAGCAATTGCTGATCAGCCGCGGTTCGCTCACCACCTTCAGCCTGGCCAATGACGTGGCAAAGTATTTCGCCATCATCCCGGCGTTGTTCGCGGCCACCTACCCGCAGCTCGGCACGCTGAACGTAATGCAGCTCACCTCGCCACAGAGCGCCATCCTTTCGGCGGTGATCTTCAACGCCCTGATCATCATTGCGCTGATTCCGCTGGCCTTGCGCGGTGTGCGCTACCAGCCGCTGCCGGCCGCCAGCCTGCTGCGCCGCAACCTGCTGGTCTATGGCCTGGGCGGTGTGCTGCTGCCCTTTCTCGGCATCAAGGTCATTGATCTGGCCGTGGCCGCCCTGCATCTCGCTTAA
- the kdpC gene encoding potassium-transporting ATPase subunit KdpC, with protein MLSHLRPALVLLVTLTVITGLLYPLVVTGLGQRLFPRQAQGSLIEQDGRIVGSHLIGQNFSKPEYFQPRPSAAGKEGYDATSSSGSNLAPTAKALVERTTSDIATYRGRDGTAAVPMDAVTASGSGLDPHISPANAARQMPRVAAARGMALVELQPLVEQHTERPVLAFLGQPGVNVLTLNLALDKIKPLQ; from the coding sequence ATGCTGTCGCATCTCCGCCCCGCCCTGGTCCTGCTCGTCACACTCACGGTGATCACCGGGCTGCTCTACCCGCTTGTTGTCACCGGCCTCGGCCAAAGGCTTTTCCCGCGCCAGGCCCAGGGCAGCCTGATCGAGCAGGATGGCCGTATCGTCGGCTCCCACCTGATCGGGCAGAATTTCTCCAAGCCGGAATATTTCCAGCCCCGCCCCTCGGCCGCCGGCAAGGAAGGCTACGACGCCACATCTTCTAGCGGCTCGAATCTTGCCCCCACGGCCAAGGCGCTGGTGGAACGCACCACCAGCGATATTGCCACTTACAGGGGCCGCGATGGCACGGCTGCCGTTCCCATGGATGCCGTCACCGCCTCGGGCAGCGGCCTCGACCCGCATATCTCGCCGGCCAATGCGGCACGCCAGATGCCGCGTGTCGCCGCCGCCCGCGGCATGGCGCTGGTGGAGTTGCAGCCGCTGGTGGAGCAGCATACCGAACGCCCCGTCCTGGCCTTTCTGGGCCAGCCAGGCGTGAACGTGCTGACGCTGAACCTGGCACTGGATAAGATCAAGCCGCTTCAATGA
- a CDS encoding sensor histidine kinase KdpD: protein MADPPTDSDRRPSPEALLQTAAQEKRGRLSVFLGAAPGVGKTYAMLETAHARQREGIDVVVGVVETHGREETAFLLRGLEQLPLRRVDYRDRVFNELDLDEVLRRRPQLVLIDELAHSNVPGSRHEKRYQDIEEIRAAGIDVYTTLNIQHLESLNDVVAQITRVKVRETVPDAVLGNADSIEVVDLPPEELIKRLQEGKVYVPEQAARAVHHFFAPGNLTALRELALRKAADQVDGQMLSYMQSHAIAGPWPTRDRIMVCISPSPLLPRLVRSARRVAERRRGPWIALYVETPAHDRLSDEEKSQINRALTLAEEFGAEVVTVAASNVPAEIIRQARLRNVTDIVVARSHRSRLLNRLRGTLTDRLVELGEGINIHVVTGQSEPENWWEVTRARLADMRLDGLAPAALLSLFGLLAVKLAEPWLPPSSIPLFILVAVLLSSLRHGHAAAVLSSVICVLGYNFLFLPPLYTFTINNLENIHTFFVFLAVALVTSNLTARIRAQAEAARTRESRTAALYDFSRRVTSAATEDDILWTVVHHVAAIAKAQSLVLMPGHQDLAGHLSIRAAYPPEDQIDERARAAADWAWEKGEPAGHGTGTLPASDWLFLPLRTAERRLGALGIRFADQRPPLGPDERRLLDALANQAALAIERSLLNRDVAEARVAAETEKLRSALLSSISHDLRTPLASIIGGISSLMNFGDRIDAKGRQDLMQTVRDEAERLNRFVGNLLDMTRIEAGAMQPKLDWVDPEELVATAVKRAAGLTAGHEIAIQIEPGLPLLRVDYILIEQVLINLLDNAAKYSPKGSPVALRLSRNGDGLVAEVTDQGSGIPMGQLEQVFDMFYRVKASDRQVAGTGLGLSICRSILQAHGGSIRAESPVADGHGTRMVVTLPLEEQPLLPNDEKSSHG from the coding sequence ATGGCAGACCCACCAACCGATAGCGACCGGCGGCCCTCGCCGGAGGCCTTGCTGCAGACGGCCGCGCAGGAAAAGCGCGGTCGTCTCAGCGTGTTCCTGGGGGCCGCGCCTGGCGTCGGCAAGACCTACGCCATGCTGGAAACCGCCCATGCCCGCCAGCGCGAAGGCATCGACGTGGTGGTCGGCGTGGTGGAGACCCATGGGCGTGAGGAAACCGCCTTCCTGCTGCGTGGCCTGGAGCAATTGCCGCTGCGCCGCGTCGACTACCGTGACCGGGTGTTCAACGAACTCGATCTCGATGAAGTGCTGCGGCGGCGACCGCAACTGGTGCTCATCGACGAACTGGCGCATTCCAACGTGCCGGGCAGCCGGCACGAAAAACGCTATCAGGATATCGAAGAAATCCGTGCCGCCGGTATCGACGTTTACACCACGCTGAACATTCAGCATCTGGAAAGCCTGAACGACGTGGTGGCGCAGATCACCCGCGTGAAGGTGCGCGAGACAGTGCCGGATGCCGTGCTCGGCAATGCCGACAGTATCGAAGTGGTGGATCTGCCGCCGGAGGAACTGATCAAGCGGCTGCAGGAAGGCAAGGTCTATGTGCCCGAGCAGGCGGCGCGCGCGGTGCACCATTTCTTCGCGCCCGGCAACCTGACGGCTTTGCGCGAACTGGCTTTGCGCAAGGCGGCGGATCAGGTGGATGGCCAGATGCTGTCGTATATGCAATCTCATGCGATTGCAGGACCATGGCCGACGCGGGACCGCATCATGGTCTGCATCAGCCCGAGCCCGTTGCTGCCACGCCTGGTGCGCAGCGCGCGCCGCGTCGCCGAGCGCCGTCGCGGCCCCTGGATCGCGCTCTATGTCGAAACCCCGGCGCATGACCGGCTTTCGGATGAGGAAAAGAGCCAGATCAATCGCGCACTGACACTTGCAGAAGAATTTGGTGCCGAGGTGGTGACTGTCGCGGCCAGTAACGTACCCGCCGAGATCATCCGCCAAGCCAGGCTGCGCAACGTCACCGATATCGTGGTGGCGCGCAGCCACCGCAGCCGGCTGCTTAACCGCCTGCGCGGCACGCTCACCGACCGGCTGGTGGAACTCGGCGAAGGCATCAACATCCATGTCGTCACCGGCCAGTCGGAGCCGGAGAACTGGTGGGAGGTGACCCGGGCAAGGCTGGCCGACATGCGGCTGGACGGCTTGGCGCCGGCAGCACTGTTGTCGCTGTTCGGATTGCTCGCCGTCAAGCTGGCGGAACCCTGGCTGCCGCCCTCCAGCATCCCGCTGTTCATCCTGGTGGCGGTGCTGCTCAGTTCCCTGCGCCATGGCCATGCGGCGGCAGTGCTGAGCTCGGTAATCTGCGTGCTCGGCTACAACTTTCTTTTCCTGCCGCCGCTCTACACCTTCACCATCAATAACCTGGAGAATATCCACACTTTCTTCGTCTTCCTGGCCGTGGCGCTGGTGACCAGCAACCTGACCGCCCGCATACGTGCCCAGGCGGAAGCGGCGCGCACGCGCGAGAGCCGCACCGCCGCGCTTTATGATTTCAGCCGGCGCGTCACCAGCGCAGCAACCGAGGATGATATTCTCTGGACCGTGGTGCATCACGTTGCCGCCATTGCCAAGGCGCAGTCCCTGGTGCTGATGCCGGGCCATCAGGACCTGGCAGGGCATTTGAGCATCCGCGCCGCCTATCCGCCGGAAGACCAGATCGATGAGCGCGCCAGGGCCGCCGCCGACTGGGCCTGGGAGAAGGGCGAACCGGCCGGCCATGGCACCGGCACGCTGCCGGCTTCCGACTGGCTGTTCCTGCCCTTGCGCACCGCCGAGCGTCGGCTTGGCGCACTCGGCATCCGCTTTGCTGACCAGCGACCGCCCCTCGGGCCCGACGAACGCCGGTTGCTGGATGCGCTGGCCAACCAGGCCGCCCTTGCCATCGAACGCAGCCTGCTCAATCGCGATGTGGCGGAGGCGCGCGTCGCCGCCGAAACCGAGAAGCTGCGCTCCGCCCTGCTCTCCTCGATCAGCCATGACCTGCGCACACCGCTGGCCTCGATCATCGGCGGTATTTCCAGCCTGATGAATTTCGGCGACCGCATCGATGCCAAGGGCCGCCAGGACCTGATGCAAACCGTGCGTGATGAGGCCGAACGGCTGAACCGCTTTGTCGGCAACCTGCTCGACATGACCCGCATCGAAGCTGGCGCGATGCAGCCCAAGCTTGACTGGGTCGACCCTGAGGAACTGGTGGCAACTGCCGTGAAGCGCGCGGCGGGCCTCACGGCCGGGCATGAGATTGCCATCCAGATCGAGCCCGGTCTGCCGCTGCTGCGGGTTGATTACATCCTGATCGAACAGGTGCTGATCAACCTGCTGGATAATGCCGCCAAGTATTCGCCCAAGGGCAGCCCGGTAGCGCTGCGGCTATCGCGCAACGGCGATGGGCTTGTTGCCGAAGTGACCGACCAGGGCAGCGGCATTCCAATGGGTCAGCTTGAACAGGTGTTCGACATGTTCTATCGCGTCAAGGCCAGCGATCGGCAGGTGGCGGGCACCGGCCTTGGCCTGTCGATCTGCCGCAGCATCCTGCAGGCCCATGGCGGCAGCATCCGTGCCGAAAGCCCGGTTGCCGATGGCCACGGCACGCGTATGGTGGTGACTCTGCCGCTGGAGGAACAGCCCTTGCTGCCAAATGACGAGAAAAGCAGCCATGGCTGA
- a CDS encoding response regulator, which translates to MADGASILVIDDEPQIRRYLRVSLEAHDFRILEAATAKEGLRLAALEKPDLMILDLGLPDMDGQEVIKRLREWSSMPVVVLSVRADEVDKIAALDAGADDYVTKPFGTGELLARLRAALRHTIGAAAGQPVFTSGPLRVDLEKRQVAVNGDAVKLSPKEYDLLRLLVQHAGKVLTHQFILRQVWGPAHEHDVQYLRVFARQLRQKLEADPAQPQLLLTEPGVGYRLSLD; encoded by the coding sequence ATGGCTGATGGCGCCAGCATCCTGGTGATCGATGATGAGCCGCAGATCCGCCGCTATCTGCGGGTCAGTCTGGAAGCACATGACTTCCGCATCCTGGAGGCGGCAACGGCCAAGGAAGGCCTGCGCCTCGCGGCCCTGGAAAAGCCCGACCTGATGATCCTCGATCTCGGCTTGCCGGATATGGATGGCCAGGAGGTTATCAAGCGGCTGCGCGAATGGAGCAGCATGCCGGTGGTGGTGCTCTCCGTGCGCGCCGATGAAGTCGACAAGATCGCCGCCCTCGATGCCGGTGCCGACGACTACGTGACCAAGCCATTCGGCACCGGTGAATTGCTGGCGCGACTGCGAGCCGCGTTGCGCCACACCATTGGCGCTGCCGCCGGACAACCGGTTTTCACCAGCGGGCCGTTACGTGTCGACCTGGAAAAGCGCCAGGTGGCGGTGAATGGCGACGCCGTGAAGCTGTCGCCAAAGGAATACGACCTGCTGCGGCTGCTGGTGCAGCATGCCGGCAAGGTACTGACGCACCAGTTCATCCTGCGCCAGGTCTGGGGTCCGGCGCATGAACATGATGTGCAGTATCTGCGGGTCTTTGCCCGCCAGTTGCGGCAGAAGCTCGAGGCCGATCCGGCCCAACCCCAGTTATTGCTGACAGAGCCCGGCGTCGGTTACCGCCTAAGCCTGGATTAG
- the phnE gene encoding phosphonate ABC transporter, permease protein PhnE, with the protein MSQTAAIQTDYPIHPPKQGLKSSLLKLFGYALACAVLVWSYQGAEINPGNLIRDAGNMATFARDFFPPDFREWRYYFSELLVTLHIAIWGTLLAIIFAVPLGLLAASNIAPAWVNQPVRRLLDALRSINEMVFAMLFVVAVGLGPFAGALALWIHTTGTLAKLFSEAVEAIDPQPVEGIRATGANPLEEIVYGVIPQVMPLWVSYSLYRFEANVRSASVVGMVGAGGIGVVLWEVIRGFRFDQTCAVMIMIILLVSSVDLVSSRIRKLFI; encoded by the coding sequence ATGTCCCAGACCGCCGCGATCCAGACCGACTATCCGATCCACCCGCCGAAGCAGGGTCTAAAGTCCTCGCTGCTGAAACTATTCGGCTATGCCCTGGCCTGCGCTGTATTGGTCTGGTCCTACCAGGGGGCCGAGATAAATCCCGGCAACCTTATCCGCGATGCCGGCAACATGGCCACCTTCGCGCGCGACTTCTTCCCGCCGGATTTCCGCGAGTGGCGCTACTACTTCAGCGAACTGCTGGTGACGTTGCATATCGCCATCTGGGGTACCCTGCTGGCCATAATCTTCGCCGTGCCCCTCGGCCTGCTGGCCGCTTCCAATATAGCGCCGGCCTGGGTGAATCAGCCGGTGCGGCGCCTGCTGGATGCGCTGCGTTCGATCAACGAAATGGTTTTCGCCATGCTGTTCGTGGTGGCGGTCGGTCTCGGCCCCTTTGCCGGCGCGCTGGCTTTGTGGATTCACACCACCGGTACATTGGCCAAACTGTTTTCGGAAGCTGTCGAGGCCATCGACCCGCAGCCGGTCGAAGGTATCCGCGCCACCGGCGCCAATCCGCTGGAAGAAATCGTCTATGGTGTCATCCCGCAGGTGATGCCGCTCTGGGTGTCATATTCGCTATACCGCTTCGAGGCCAATGTGCGCTCGGCCTCCGTGGTCGGCATGGTCGGTGCCGGCGGTATCGGCGTGGTGCTGTGGGAAGTGATCCGGGGTTTCCGCTTCGATCAGACCTGCGCCGTGATGATCATGATCATCCTGCTGGTCAGCAGCGTCGACCTGGTGTCTTCGCGCATCCGCAAGCTGTTTATCTAA
- the phnD gene encoding phosphonate ABC transporter substrate-binding protein — MLRRNLLKATLPLLLLGFAGTAPAQAQGLKELNFGIISTESSANLKTIWEPFLADMQKQTGMKINAFFAPDYAGVIEGMRFNKVQIAWYGNASAMQAVDRADGEVFVQTTSKDGAPGYWSLLLVHKDSPINSLEDIVKAPGKYTFGNGDPNSTSGFLVPSYYAWGQNNIDIRKHFTRVVAANHETNALAVANKQVDIATNNTENLERLQKTMPEKAKEVKAIWKSPLIASDPIVWRKDLPEETKKAVKTFFMTYGTKDEREKKVLADLQWGPFKESSNKQLLPIRQLGLFRDKIKLEGDANMAADEKAKKLAEIDAKLAELNKQLGS, encoded by the coding sequence ATGCTTCGCCGCAACTTGCTTAAGGCAACACTACCGCTGCTGCTGCTCGGCTTCGCCGGCACTGCCCCGGCTCAGGCCCAGGGTCTGAAGGAACTCAACTTCGGCATCATCTCGACCGAATCGAGCGCCAACCTGAAGACCATCTGGGAGCCGTTCCTCGCCGACATGCAGAAGCAGACCGGCATGAAGATCAATGCCTTCTTTGCCCCCGACTATGCCGGCGTGATTGAAGGCATGCGCTTCAACAAGGTGCAGATTGCCTGGTACGGCAATGCCTCTGCTATGCAGGCGGTGGATCGCGCCGATGGCGAAGTGTTCGTGCAGACCACCTCCAAGGATGGCGCGCCGGGCTACTGGTCGCTGCTGCTGGTGCACAAGGACAGCCCGATCAATTCGCTGGAAGATATCGTCAAGGCGCCGGGCAAATACACTTTCGGCAACGGCGATCCGAACTCGACCTCGGGCTTCCTGGTGCCGAGCTACTACGCCTGGGGCCAGAACAATATCGATATCCGCAAGCATTTCACCCGCGTTGTGGCGGCCAATCACGAGACCAACGCGCTCGCCGTTGCCAACAAGCAGGTCGATATCGCCACCAACAACACCGAGAATCTCGAGCGTCTGCAGAAGACCATGCCCGAGAAGGCCAAGGAGGTGAAGGCGATCTGGAAGTCGCCGCTGATCGCTTCCGACCCGATCGTATGGCGCAAGGATCTGCCGGAAGAGACCAAGAAGGCCGTGAAGACGTTCTTCATGACTTATGGCACCAAGGATGAGCGCGAGAAGAAGGTGCTTGCCGACCTGCAATGGGGTCCGTTCAAGGAATCCTCCAACAAGCAGCTGCTGCCGATCCGCCAGCTCGGCCTGTTCCGCGACAAGATAAAGCTGGAAGGCGATGCCAACATGGCTGCCGACGAAAAGGCCAAGAAGCTGGCTGAGATCGACGCCAAGCTCGCCGAACTGAACAAGCAGCTTGGTTCTTGA
- the phnC gene encoding phosphonate ABC transporter ATP-binding protein, producing MRAAIEIVHLSKTFATGKRALDKINLVIQPGEMVALIGASGSGKSTLLRHVAGLMQGDRDAQAQVAVNGRMVQQAGKLGRGIRETRAGIGFVFQQFNLVGRLSVITNVLAGNLGRLPLWRSLLRWFTDEQRRDAVQALARVGIAQCAFQRASTLSGGQQQRAAIARALVQKAAVILADEPIASLDPESSRRVMAALADINRTDGVTVVVSLHQVDFALKYCRRVVALRDGRVMYDGPAASVTAPLLRDLYGDNSDLDFGSLGTPEVEEPKAAEYRARPLQAAIA from the coding sequence ATGCGTGCCGCAATCGAGATCGTTCATCTATCGAAAACCTTTGCCACCGGCAAGCGCGCTCTCGACAAGATCAATCTCGTAATCCAGCCCGGCGAAATGGTCGCCCTGATCGGGGCCTCCGGTTCGGGCAAATCCACCTTGCTCCGCCATGTCGCCGGGCTGATGCAGGGCGACCGCGATGCCCAGGCCCAGGTGGCGGTGAATGGCCGCATGGTGCAGCAGGCCGGCAAGCTTGGCCGGGGCATCCGTGAGACCCGTGCCGGTATCGGCTTCGTGTTCCAGCAATTCAATCTGGTTGGCCGGCTCTCGGTGATCACCAATGTGCTGGCCGGCAATCTGGGCCGCCTGCCGCTGTGGCGCAGCCTGCTCCGCTGGTTCACCGACGAGCAGCGCCGCGATGCGGTGCAGGCCCTGGCCCGCGTCGGTATCGCGCAATGCGCCTTCCAGCGTGCTTCCACCCTTTCCGGCGGTCAGCAGCAGCGCGCCGCCATCGCCCGCGCCCTGGTGCAGAAAGCTGCTGTCATTCTGGCCGACGAGCCGATTGCCTCGCTGGATCCGGAATCCTCACGCCGCGTCATGGCGGCTCTGGCCGATATCAACCGCACCGATGGGGTCACCGTCGTGGTGTCGCTGCATCAGGTGGATTTCGCGCTGAAATACTGCCGCCGTGTCGTCGCGCTGCGCGATGGCCGCGTGATGTATGACGGCCCGGCCGCCAGCGTCACCGCGCCATTGCTGCGCGACCTCTATGGCGATAACAGCGACCTCGATTTCGGCTCGCTCGGCACGCCAGAAGTCGAGGAGCCTAAGGCCGCCGAATACCGGGCACGTCCGCTGCAGGCGGCCATCGCCTGA
- a CDS encoding DUF1045 domain-containing protein produces MSIPSPRYALYAAPATSDPLHGFAARWLGHDPDSGESFRAGVPGFDAAWLDRITAEPRRYGFHATLKPPFRLAEGKYEAGLIRALAAFASSFPSVLLPRLSVEALGSFLALRPSQPCPGVNRLAADCVRRFDSFRAPASAAELAKRRAIGLTARQEAYLTEWGYPYVFDEFRLHFTLTGKIEDAGTRQRLLDYLKNATAPLLGETLMLGELCLFRQASERENFRVLRRFALAPAE; encoded by the coding sequence TTGTCTATCCCCTCGCCGCGCTACGCCCTCTACGCCGCTCCCGCCACCAGCGATCCGTTGCATGGCTTTGCCGCCCGCTGGCTGGGGCATGATCCGGATTCGGGGGAAAGTTTCCGCGCCGGGGTGCCCGGCTTCGATGCCGCCTGGCTCGACCGCATCACCGCCGAGCCGCGCCGCTATGGCTTCCACGCCACCTTGAAACCGCCCTTCCGGCTGGCCGAAGGCAAGTATGAGGCCGGACTGATCAGGGCCTTGGCCGCTTTCGCCAGCAGCTTCCCCAGCGTGCTGCTGCCGCGCCTGAGCGTAGAAGCCCTGGGCAGTTTCTTGGCGCTGCGCCCCTCGCAGCCCTGCCCTGGCGTGAACCGGCTGGCGGCTGATTGCGTGCGCCGCTTCGACAGCTTCCGGGCGCCCGCCAGCGCCGCCGAACTGGCCAAACGCCGCGCCATAGGTTTGACCGCGCGGCAGGAGGCATACCTCACCGAGTGGGGCTATCCTTACGTATTCGATGAATTCCGGCTGCATTTCACGCTGACCGGCAAGATCGAGGATGCCGGCACACGCCAGCGCCTGCTCGATTACCTTAAAAATGCCACAGCGCCGCTGCTCGGCGAGACGCTTATGCTTGGCGAGCTATGCCTGTTCCGCCAGGCATCAGAGCGGGAGAATTTTCGCGTGCTGCGCCGCTTCGCCCTGGCTCCTGCAGAGTAA
- the phnN gene encoding phosphonate metabolism protein/1,5-bisphosphokinase (PRPP-forming) PhnN has product MGGTFHPGRLVVVVGPSGVGKDSLLAGARAVLGTNPTIRFPRRVVTRAPDLGGEDYIALDEAAFQAEQERGAFALSWAAHGLLYGIPRSIDDDLRAGIQVVVNVSRAILPDLRRLYANRLIIGVTASPNVLRQRLEARGRESPADIVQRLARAAAFDLAGDDVAILANDGPLEQGVARLVSLLQEPGLLCRSQGEAAQHAKILPL; this is encoded by the coding sequence ATGGGCGGTACATTCCATCCTGGCCGTCTCGTCGTCGTTGTCGGCCCCAGCGGCGTCGGCAAGGACAGCCTGCTGGCTGGTGCGCGTGCGGTATTAGGGACGAATCCCACCATCCGTTTCCCGCGCCGCGTGGTGACGCGGGCGCCGGATCTCGGCGGCGAGGATTATATCGCGCTGGATGAAGCCGCCTTCCAGGCCGAGCAGGAGCGCGGTGCTTTCGCCCTGTCCTGGGCGGCGCATGGTCTGCTTTACGGCATACCGCGCTCGATAGACGATGATCTCCGTGCCGGTATTCAGGTGGTGGTGAATGTTTCCCGCGCCATCCTGCCGGATCTGCGGCGGCTTTATGCCAACCGCTTGATCATTGGTGTCACCGCGTCGCCCAACGTGCTGCGTCAGCGGCTTGAAGCGCGTGGCCGTGAAAGCCCCGCCGATATCGTGCAGCGCTTGGCGCGTGCTGCCGCCTTCGATCTGGCCGGCGACGATGTGGCGATTCTGGCCAATGATGGCCCGCTGGAGCAAGGCGTGGCGCGGCTGGTCAGTCTTCTGCAGGAGCCAGGATTACTCTGCAGGAGCCAGGGCGAAGCGGCGCAGCACGCGAAAATTCTCCCGCTCTGA
- a CDS encoding phosphonate degradation HD-domain oxygenase — MPDILDTVVGLLEKAGAERYGMEAVSQLEHALQCAMHAERSGSSPELITASLLHDIGHLVGQGDEGLAEQGVDAQHETIAADWLAQYFPAAVAEPVRLHVNAKRYLCRAEQHYWAGLSQASKTSLEVQGGIYSEAEAAAFIAQPFAQDAVMLRRWDDAAKTPKLRTPDLAYYRSFIARSLGNAA, encoded by the coding sequence ATGCCGGATATTCTTGACACCGTGGTAGGACTTCTGGAAAAGGCCGGCGCCGAGCGCTACGGCATGGAGGCGGTGAGCCAGTTGGAACACGCCCTGCAATGCGCCATGCATGCCGAACGTAGCGGCTCCAGCCCGGAACTGATCACCGCCTCGCTGCTACATGATATCGGCCATCTGGTCGGGCAGGGCGACGAGGGCCTGGCCGAGCAGGGTGTCGATGCACAGCATGAGACCATCGCCGCCGACTGGCTGGCGCAGTATTTCCCGGCAGCGGTGGCCGAGCCGGTGCGGCTGCATGTCAATGCCAAGCGCTATCTCTGCCGCGCCGAGCAGCACTACTGGGCCGGCCTGTCGCAAGCCTCCAAGACCAGCCTGGAAGTGCAGGGCGGCATCTACAGCGAGGCCGAAGCGGCGGCATTCATCGCCCAGCCTTTTGCCCAGGATGCCGTGATGCTGCGGCGCTGGGATGATGCCGCCAAAACACCGAAGCTGCGCACCCCCGATCTCGCCTATTACCGCAGCTTCATCGCCCGGTCCCTCGGCAACGCGGCCTGA